From Gemmatimonas sp., one genomic window encodes:
- a CDS encoding 5'-3' exonuclease H3TH domain-containing protein, with amino-acid sequence MTLPHLLVVDAQSLAGRAAHVAAGDVTNGVRLWCQMARGAAMDIAATHVVAAWDHEGPTFRHALFPTYKHRRTGSMRTRITPIRVGVEATGIASVSVASFEGDDSVASLMARFRPAARVTVLSNDSDLLQFVSDGVDVATYVGAGKGPNGMRIKPWSAAEVLAKFGVLPGNLPAFKALCGEEGDDIPGVKSVGKGTAVKLLRRWQSIEKALEASEFVSHRDDTAKLAGQHEHLRLMLQLTTIRQDVPLPEMDLARCALSAITWPGGSQARAGLAAGSTEGPVSRRAAGPGLDDVPFPEE; translated from the coding sequence ATGACCCTGCCGCACCTTCTCGTCGTCGACGCCCAATCGTTGGCCGGCCGCGCCGCCCACGTGGCAGCGGGCGACGTCACGAATGGCGTCCGCCTCTGGTGCCAGATGGCGCGTGGCGCGGCGATGGACATCGCCGCCACGCATGTCGTAGCCGCCTGGGACCACGAGGGTCCGACGTTTCGCCATGCGCTATTCCCCACCTACAAACACCGGCGCACCGGCTCCATGCGCACTCGCATCACGCCGATCCGTGTGGGCGTGGAAGCCACCGGCATCGCCAGTGTGAGTGTCGCCTCGTTCGAAGGGGACGACAGCGTGGCCTCGCTGATGGCGCGCTTCCGCCCTGCGGCGCGGGTGACCGTTCTCTCGAACGACTCCGATCTGCTGCAGTTCGTGTCGGACGGCGTCGATGTGGCGACGTATGTGGGCGCCGGAAAAGGACCGAACGGCATGCGGATCAAGCCGTGGAGTGCCGCCGAGGTGTTGGCCAAGTTCGGGGTGCTCCCCGGCAACCTGCCGGCCTTCAAGGCGCTGTGCGGCGAAGAGGGCGACGACATTCCCGGTGTGAAGAGCGTGGGGAAAGGCACCGCCGTGAAGCTGCTGCGACGTTGGCAGTCCATCGAGAAAGCCCTTGAGGCCAGTGAGTTCGTGAGTCATCGGGACGACACCGCGAAGCTGGCGGGACAGCACGAGCACCTGCGACTCATGCTGCAGCTCACCACGATTCGTCAGGATGTGCCGCTGCCCGAGATGGATCTCGCACGGTGTGCCCTCAGCGCGATCACTTGGCCAGGCGGATCGCAGGCCCGCGCCGGCTTGGCGGCCGGCAGCACCGAAGGTCCGGTGTCGCGCCGCGCGGCCGGCCCCGGGCTCGACGACGTGCCATTTCCCGAAGAATGA
- a CDS encoding DUF6805 domain-containing protein gives MTASACSLLRRAAALAALWAACASAATANPFATGDRRVVDRVEAGSANSEAMHGYVGHDDATGTADGRAYRRARGWIRYALTTFDDTDVTIACTFLSSASGNYDLIVEDSLIASKRFEATLGAPTVIEILVPFAVTKGKTSIAVMLRARGGLTPQLHEVRTIQDHNEVAPVAVVQQHQTPMFSPPGVVR, from the coding sequence ATGACGGCGAGCGCGTGTTCCCTGCTCCGCCGCGCAGCGGCCCTGGCAGCCCTTTGGGCGGCCTGCGCGTCGGCCGCGACGGCCAACCCCTTCGCCACCGGCGATCGCCGCGTGGTGGACCGCGTAGAGGCCGGCAGCGCCAACAGCGAAGCGATGCACGGCTACGTGGGGCACGACGACGCCACGGGCACGGCCGACGGCCGCGCCTACCGGCGCGCCCGCGGCTGGATCCGCTACGCCCTCACGACCTTTGACGACACGGACGTCACGATCGCCTGCACGTTCCTGAGCAGCGCCTCGGGCAACTACGATCTGATAGTGGAAGACAGTCTCATCGCGTCCAAACGCTTCGAAGCGACCCTGGGCGCACCGACAGTCATCGAGATCCTCGTCCCGTTCGCCGTGACCAAGGGCAAGACCAGCATCGCCGTCATGCTGCGCGCGCGCGGCGGCCTCACGCCGCAGCTGCACGAAGTCCGCACGATACAGGACCACAACGAAGTCGCCCCCGTCGCCGTCGTTCAACAGCACCAGACCCCGATGTTTTCTCCCCCTGGAGTCGTCCGATGA
- a CDS encoding M14 family zinc carboxypeptidase gives MKPWSVSRVTRAVCALASAVALLDGRALVAQAPAKPTSNATSNATSSARWLTRPERTDYAETSRYDDVIAYMKQMAAVNPNIHLTTYGYTTEGRPLPLAVIGAPGASAAQVLATNKTRVYIQGNIHAGEVEGKEALLWLLRSIAKGERNAWLKTTVLLINPIYNADGNERVSVSNRGSQAGPVGGMGTRENAQGLDLNRDGTKMETAEARSMASLLTRYQPHVAMDLHTTDGSSTSGFNMTYETSLNPNNAKAQMSLLRDVLLPEITKTVKAKHGSDWFYYGGVSGSGEQRAWRSDAELAKPRYTSTYYGVRNILGLLTETYSYASFKTRITETYWFLEESLSYVATHGETVRDVVAKANAESIIGQQLAVRQQLVKAPALQKIVFAPTISVRNPYVADRPYRLRPDGLGDANVTSEMLPFFGTAEPTETTLAPRVWVVPMTATPAAAAAPAPAPGGFGGGRGGAAGTPTQRMLATVIDRLEAHGIRYSVTAADQPFSGDRFKIATNTVETREYQGTHKGRTLTGAWEPTEQTLPAGSLVIPMDQPLARLTFILMDPRSDDGFMWWNLLDAVLGQTPAPSYYPVLRSMNTVK, from the coding sequence ATGAAGCCGTGGTCCGTTTCGCGTGTCACCCGCGCCGTCTGCGCGCTCGCCTCCGCTGTTGCGCTGCTCGACGGGCGCGCACTCGTCGCTCAAGCCCCCGCGAAGCCGACGAGCAACGCCACGAGCAACGCCACGAGCAGCGCGCGGTGGCTCACGCGTCCTGAGCGTACCGACTACGCCGAGACGAGCCGGTACGACGACGTCATCGCGTACATGAAGCAGATGGCGGCGGTCAATCCGAATATCCATCTCACCACCTACGGCTACACCACCGAAGGCCGACCGCTGCCGCTCGCTGTGATCGGCGCGCCCGGCGCTAGCGCGGCGCAGGTGCTCGCGACCAACAAGACCCGTGTGTACATCCAAGGCAACATCCACGCCGGTGAAGTGGAAGGAAAGGAAGCGCTGCTCTGGTTGCTGCGCTCCATCGCGAAGGGCGAGCGCAATGCGTGGCTCAAGACCACCGTGCTGCTGATCAACCCGATCTACAACGCCGACGGCAACGAGCGCGTGTCGGTCTCCAACCGCGGTTCGCAAGCGGGCCCCGTGGGAGGCATGGGCACGCGCGAAAATGCACAGGGCCTCGATCTCAATCGCGACGGCACCAAGATGGAAACGGCGGAAGCGCGATCGATGGCGTCGCTGCTCACGCGCTATCAGCCGCACGTGGCGATGGATTTGCACACCACCGACGGCAGCTCCACGAGCGGCTTCAACATGACGTACGAAACGTCGCTGAACCCGAACAACGCGAAAGCGCAAATGAGCTTGCTGCGTGACGTGCTGCTGCCGGAGATCACGAAGACCGTGAAGGCCAAACACGGCTCCGACTGGTTCTACTACGGCGGCGTGTCGGGCAGCGGCGAGCAGCGCGCCTGGCGCTCCGACGCCGAGCTCGCGAAGCCACGCTACACCTCGACCTACTACGGCGTGCGCAACATCCTCGGCCTGCTTACCGAGACGTACTCGTACGCGTCCTTCAAGACGCGCATCACCGAGACGTACTGGTTCCTCGAGGAGTCACTGAGCTACGTGGCGACGCATGGTGAGACCGTGCGCGACGTCGTCGCCAAGGCCAACGCCGAGTCGATCATCGGCCAGCAGCTGGCCGTGCGGCAGCAGTTGGTGAAGGCGCCGGCGTTGCAGAAGATCGTGTTCGCGCCCACGATCTCCGTGCGCAATCCGTACGTGGCCGATCGGCCGTACCGCCTGCGTCCCGATGGCCTCGGCGACGCCAACGTGACCAGCGAGATGTTGCCCTTCTTCGGCACAGCCGAGCCCACCGAGACGACATTGGCCCCGCGGGTGTGGGTCGTGCCCATGACCGCGACGCCGGCCGCCGCGGCAGCACCGGCACCGGCGCCAGGTGGATTCGGCGGCGGACGCGGCGGTGCGGCTGGTACACCGACGCAGCGCATGTTGGCGACCGTGATCGATCGCCTCGAGGCCCACGGCATTCGCTACAGCGTGACGGCGGCTGACCAACCGTTCAGCGGCGATCGCTTCAAGATTGCGACCAATACCGTGGAAACGCGCGAGTATCAGGGCACGCACAAAGGACGCACGCTCACCGGCGCGTGGGAGCCGACGGAGCAGACCTTGCCGGCGGGCTCGCTGGTGATCCCGATGGATCAGCCCTTGGCGCGTCTCACGTTCATCCTGATGGACCCGCGCTCCGACGACGGCTTCATGTGGTGGAACCTGCTCGACGCCGTGCTGGGCCAGACGCCGGCGCCGAGCTACTACCCGGTGCTGCGCTCTATGAACACGGTGAAGTAA